In Alkalihalobacillus sp. FSL W8-0930, a single window of DNA contains:
- a CDS encoding amino acid ABC transporter permease — protein sequence MENLLDLQFLIESIPYILARLPITLGIAVGSLILSLVIGLGTALIKIYRVPVLRVITSVYVSFVRGTPLLVQLYLVFYGIPKVIYFLQREQGWLLGLDVNVIAPEVYALLAFSFNLGAYLSETIRSAIESVDRGQFEAAKAIGMKPTQMMLKIIFPQALIVAIPNLGNMFITTIKDTSLVFIIGVIDIMGQAKILGSRGLAFFEVYIAVSIIYWIVCLIVERVLMIIEKCARRYERGIAS from the coding sequence ATGGAGAACTTACTAGACCTTCAATTTCTAATTGAAAGCATTCCTTATATTCTAGCGCGTCTGCCGATTACGCTTGGTATTGCGGTCGGGTCGCTCATCTTAAGTTTAGTGATTGGGCTTGGGACCGCATTGATTAAAATTTACCGAGTTCCTGTGCTACGGGTGATTACATCGGTCTATGTTTCGTTTGTAAGAGGGACACCGCTTTTAGTTCAGCTGTATCTCGTCTTTTACGGAATTCCTAAGGTGATCTATTTTCTGCAGAGGGAACAAGGCTGGCTGCTTGGGCTCGATGTAAATGTAATTGCTCCTGAGGTGTACGCTCTCTTAGCCTTTTCCTTTAATCTAGGGGCGTATTTATCTGAAACGATTCGTTCAGCGATTGAGTCGGTGGATCGCGGACAGTTTGAAGCAGCTAAGGCGATAGGGATGAAGCCGACGCAGATGATGCTGAAGATTATTTTCCCGCAGGCCTTAATTGTGGCGATCCCGAACCTTGGAAATATGTTCATTACAACGATCAAGGACACGTCACTTGTCTTTATTATTGGCGTAATCGATATTATGGGCCAGGCGAAGATTCTTGGCTCGCGCGGGTTAGCCTTTTTTGAAGTGTATATTGCGGTGTCAATTATTTATTGGATCGTGTGCCTGATTGTGGAGAGGGTGCTTATGATCATCGAGAAGTGTGCGCGCAGATATGAAAGAGGGATTGCATCATGA